Proteins from one Gimesia maris genomic window:
- a CDS encoding ATP-dependent nuclease, whose amino-acid sequence MQLISAQITNFRSITDSGIFSIDPKVTCLVGKNESGKTAILQALEKINPLDSSHREFRSLDFPRARLTEFRTRQDEEEDVHSVTTFWKLDDSDVKAVEEIVGEGVLKSREIKISRGYYNSTYWIFNQDEKKGFENLLDESSLHAEEKDSIRLTGSIKKAKEYILSKSKTAEEGGGEIRSKREEELLETINDYYGTKASSWQAIVDVLHERLPKMVYFGNYMTMPGQISIEDLNKRPGAKEEEPNKVFLALLSLINKTPEDLVEIGEFEMMQAELEAASSSLTREIFNYWTQNRNLRVQFRFEQGMPNDPAPFNSGYVMRTRIENLRYGVTTSFDDRSTGFVWFFSFLVWFSQVRKNYGKNLIILLDEPGLSLHAKAQADLLRYIEERLKEFQVTFTTHSPFMIDSEHLERVRTVEDIFVESDDPFEEQESDLGTVVGDKVLSTDKDTLFPLQAALGYDITQTLFIGEHTLLVEGPSEILYLPWFSRKLKAEGRTYLDPRWTLTPCGGIDKVPSFLSLFAGQKLHIATLVDFADGGKKRVRDLRSSELLTSGHVLSADIFAGQDEADTEDLLGRDAYIGLINDCYGLKGDERIPAKKPADAPDRVVKEVEEHFKTKATSGDEFDHYRPAEFLTQKGLSYNLKKPEVALDRFEELFKVLNALL is encoded by the coding sequence ATGCAACTCATTTCTGCACAAATTACGAATTTCCGAAGTATCACTGACTCTGGAATATTTTCAATTGATCCCAAAGTCACATGCCTTGTTGGTAAAAATGAAAGTGGAAAAACCGCCATTCTGCAAGCACTTGAAAAAATCAACCCTTTAGATTCCAGTCATCGTGAGTTTCGCTCCTTAGACTTTCCTCGTGCGAGATTAACAGAGTTTCGCACTCGACAAGATGAGGAAGAAGACGTTCATTCTGTTACTACTTTTTGGAAACTTGACGACAGTGATGTCAAAGCAGTTGAAGAAATAGTTGGCGAGGGAGTCTTAAAATCAAGAGAAATCAAAATATCTAGAGGATATTACAATTCAACATATTGGATTTTCAATCAAGATGAAAAAAAAGGATTTGAAAATCTCCTTGATGAATCTTCTCTTCATGCGGAAGAGAAAGATTCTATAAGACTAACTGGTTCTATTAAGAAAGCAAAAGAATATATTTTAAGTAAGAGCAAAACAGCTGAGGAAGGCGGTGGTGAAATCCGTTCCAAGCGTGAAGAGGAGCTGCTTGAAACAATTAATGATTACTACGGAACTAAAGCTTCTTCCTGGCAAGCAATTGTCGATGTTCTACACGAACGATTGCCAAAAATGGTTTACTTTGGAAACTATATGACCATGCCAGGTCAGATATCGATTGAAGACCTCAATAAACGTCCGGGTGCGAAGGAAGAGGAACCTAATAAAGTATTTCTCGCATTGCTCAGTCTGATAAATAAAACTCCCGAAGATTTAGTGGAAATCGGTGAGTTTGAAATGATGCAAGCAGAACTTGAAGCCGCTTCGAGCAGCCTTACAAGAGAAATTTTTAATTATTGGACACAGAACCGCAATCTCAGGGTACAGTTCAGGTTTGAGCAAGGAATGCCTAATGATCCAGCCCCATTCAACTCTGGATATGTAATGCGAACTCGAATTGAAAACCTGAGATATGGAGTAACGACTAGCTTTGATGATCGAAGCACGGGTTTTGTGTGGTTCTTTTCTTTCCTTGTTTGGTTTAGCCAAGTGAGAAAGAACTATGGTAAAAACCTAATAATCTTGCTAGATGAACCCGGTTTATCACTACATGCCAAAGCCCAAGCAGATCTACTGAGATATATTGAGGAAAGACTAAAAGAGTTCCAAGTGACCTTTACAACTCACTCCCCCTTTATGATCGACTCAGAACATTTAGAACGAGTAAGAACAGTAGAAGATATTTTTGTTGAATCCGACGATCCGTTTGAGGAACAAGAAAGTGATTTGGGAACTGTAGTGGGTGATAAAGTCTTAAGCACCGATAAAGATACTCTATTTCCATTACAAGCAGCATTGGGATATGACATTACCCAAACTCTTTTTATTGGAGAGCACACTTTGCTAGTAGAGGGACCTTCAGAAATCCTTTATCTGCCGTGGTTCAGTAGAAAACTAAAAGCAGAAGGACGTACTTACTTAGATCCGCGATGGACGTTAACGCCCTGCGGTGGTATCGATAAAGTACCATCGTTTCTATCACTATTTGCTGGCCAAAAATTACATATTGCTACGCTTGTTGATTTCGCTGATGGAGGAAAAAAACGAGTTCGTGACCTGCGATCAAGTGAACTTTTAACAAGCGGCCATGTATTATCCGCAGATATATTTGCAGGACAAGACGAAGCTGACACGGAAGATCTTTTAGGCCGAGATGCCTATATCGGCTTAATAAATGATTGCTATGGCCTAAAAGGTGATGAAAGAATTCCAGCTAAAAAACCAGCAGATGCTCCAGATCGCGTAGTGAAAGAAGTAGAAGAGCACTTTAAAACAAAAGCAACTTCTGGTGATGAATTCGATCATTACCGGCCAGCTGAATTTCTTACACAAAAAGGCCTCAGCTACAATCTCAAAAAACCGGAAGTTGCACTGGATCGATTTGAAGAACTATTTAAAGTATTGAATGCACTACTCTAA